One Methanobrevibacter sp. V74 DNA window includes the following coding sequences:
- a CDS encoding DUF2120 family protein: MKKTYEIAGEVMGFFDSFKGSRPAIDNERILIVRGKSRKVIPLDKFESKLSEIGKIIGGTELDANSEEISEILKVSDKNITSNEATTNDIDNKGFIKMKEQFESMGLVVEYKVFELPNFDVVIAIWEDKNEIPPLYVEVTVSERED; this comes from the coding sequence ATGAAAAAAACTTATGAAATTGCAGGAGAAGTGATGGGATTTTTTGATTCATTTAAAGGATCAAGACCGGCAATTGATAATGAAAGGATATTGATTGTTAGAGGGAAATCTAGAAAAGTCATACCTCTTGATAAATTTGAATCAAAACTCAGTGAAATCGGTAAAATCATTGGTGGAACTGAATTAGATGCAAATTCAGAAGAAATATCGGAAATTCTTAAAGTTAGTGATAAAAACATTACTTCAAACGAGGCAACCACAAATGATATAGACAACAAGGGATTCATTAAAATGAAAGAGCAGTTTGAATCAATGGGCCTTGTTGTTGAATATAAAGTATTTGAACTTCCAAATTTTGATGTAGTCATTGCAATTTGGGAAGATAAAAATGAGATACCTCCGCTTTATGTGGAAGTAACTGTTTCCGAACGTGAAGACTAA
- the cofG gene encoding 7,8-didemethyl-8-hydroxy-5-deazariboflavin synthase subunit CofG has translation MKSNLTKEDILQVLTATDSDIIRYMAETVKYRENNLITYSKNIFIPLTEICRNDCGYCNFKKNPADSNAIILKSKEEVLKSLKEAEQYGCKEAMFAFGEDADEEEIVKIKLTEYGYENMVDYVVDICQMTLDETTLLPHTNGGNYSYEDLKKLKDVNASMGLMLENASSRLLELPAHNKSPGKNPKIRLKTIENAGKLKIPYTTGILIGIGETAEEIADSLIAIRELYDKYGHIQEVIIQNFTPISGIEMENWPEPSFLDMIRTVIAGTLVFSNTNVSIQVPPNLNNYTAQIFLLCGADDWGGISPVSPDFVNITSPWPGIDELQNLTEDAGFKLTERLCVYEKYINSEWLNNFILEKIVNISEHQ, from the coding sequence ATGAAATCAAATTTAACTAAAGAAGATATTCTCCAAGTATTGACCGCAACAGACAGTGATATTATAAGATATATGGCTGAAACTGTGAAATATAGGGAGAATAATCTCATTACTTATTCTAAAAATATTTTTATACCATTAACTGAAATCTGCAGAAATGATTGCGGATATTGTAATTTTAAAAAGAATCCTGCTGATTCAAATGCCATTATCCTTAAAAGCAAAGAAGAAGTGTTGAAAAGTTTAAAAGAAGCTGAACAATATGGTTGTAAAGAGGCAATGTTTGCTTTTGGTGAAGATGCAGATGAAGAAGAAATTGTTAAAATCAAATTAACTGAATATGGCTATGAGAACATGGTTGATTATGTTGTTGACATCTGTCAAATGACTTTAGATGAAACAACATTACTCCCCCATACCAATGGCGGAAATTACAGTTATGAAGATTTGAAAAAGCTTAAAGATGTTAATGCTTCCATGGGTTTGATGCTTGAAAATGCATCTTCTAGATTATTGGAATTGCCTGCACATAATAAAAGTCCTGGAAAAAATCCGAAAATTAGATTAAAAACCATTGAAAATGCAGGAAAACTTAAAATTCCATATACCACAGGGATTTTAATTGGAATTGGAGAAACCGCTGAAGAAATAGCTGACTCTTTAATTGCAATTAGAGAGTTATATGACAAATATGGCCATATTCAAGAGGTCATTATTCAAAATTTCACACCGATATCAGGCATTGAAATGGAAAATTGGCCAGAACCAAGCTTTTTAGATATGATTAGAACTGTGATTGCAGGAACATTAGTATTTAGCAATACCAATGTCAGCATACAAGTTCCTCCCAATTTAAACAATTATACTGCACAAATCTTCCTATTATGCGGTGCTGATGATTGGGGAGGGATTTCACCTGTAAGTCCTGACTTTGTAAATATCACATCCCCATGGCCAGGAATTGATGAACTTCAAAACTTAACTGAAGATGCAGGATTTAAATTAACCGAAAGATTATGCGTTTATGAAAAATACATCAATTCCGAATGGTTAAACAATTTTATCTTGGAAAAGATCGTCAATATATCCGAGCATCAATAA
- a CDS encoding class I SAM-dependent methyltransferase family protein, which produces MKYKKIGDILILDNNYSDNNFDELSKKYNVKTIMKINHIQGTKREPVHQILYGSSTETINKENGCLFKLDLSEVMWSKGNNNERLRIAKLVEDNEKVIDMFAGIGYFTIPIGVHANASSVIAIEINPNSYQFLCENIKLNKLNNVIPVLGDCKDIAPEFKADRIIMGYVKTTHHYLKVAIDSLNEGGILHYHETVPEKLIKTRPIERIISKANGREVELLKINKIKKYAPGVEHVVIDARIY; this is translated from the coding sequence ATGAAGTATAAAAAAATTGGAGATATCTTAATTTTGGATAATAATTATTCGGATAATAATTTTGATGAATTATCAAAAAAATATAACGTTAAAACTATAATGAAGATTAATCATATTCAAGGAACTAAAAGAGAACCAGTTCATCAAATTCTTTATGGTAGTAGCACTGAAACAATTAATAAAGAAAATGGATGTCTTTTCAAACTGGATTTGTCAGAAGTAATGTGGTCAAAAGGAAATAATAATGAACGTTTAAGAATTGCTAAATTAGTGGAGGATAATGAAAAAGTAATTGACATGTTTGCTGGTATTGGATACTTTACTATTCCAATTGGTGTTCATGCAAATGCATCTAGTGTAATTGCAATTGAAATAAACCCTAATTCCTATCAGTTTTTATGTGAAAACATTAAGTTAAATAAACTAAATAATGTAATTCCTGTTCTTGGGGATTGTAAGGATATTGCTCCAGAATTTAAGGCGGATCGAATTATCATGGGTTATGTAAAAACAACTCATCATTACTTAAAAGTGGCTATTGATAGTTTGAATGAAGGTGGAATCCTGCATTATCATGAAACTGTTCCTGAAAAATTAATTAAAACAAGGCCGATTGAAAGGATAATTTCAAAGGCTAATGGTCGGGAAGTAGAGTTATTAAAAATAAACAAAATTAAAAAGTATGCTCCTGGAGTGGAACATGTGGTTATTGATGCTCGGATATATTGA
- the psmB gene encoding archaeal proteasome endopeptidase complex subunit beta gives MDDKILEGTTTVGITCNDGVVFASERRASMGNLVAHKVAEKIFKIDDHIVTTIAGSVGDAQSLMKVIEAEVSLYQMRNNDTISVKAAASLTANILRSGPMYVQTLLGGMDEEEPSLYSLDPAGGMIKDDYISTGSGSIVAYGVLEDRFRDDLTTDEGIEIAIRAIRAAAERDTYSGNGYLVAKVDKNGFEMLDNEKINEILEKI, from the coding sequence ATGGATGATAAAATACTGGAAGGTACAACAACCGTTGGAATTACTTGTAACGATGGGGTTGTATTTGCAAGTGAAAGAAGAGCTAGTATGGGAAACCTTGTAGCTCACAAAGTAGCAGAAAAAATATTTAAAATTGATGATCACATTGTAACAACCATAGCTGGTTCTGTTGGAGATGCACAAAGTTTAATGAAAGTTATTGAAGCAGAAGTATCATTATATCAAATGAGAAACAATGACACTATCAGTGTTAAAGCAGCTGCATCATTAACTGCAAATATCTTACGTTCAGGACCAATGTATGTTCAAACATTACTTGGTGGAATGGATGAGGAAGAACCATCTCTTTACTCACTTGACCCAGCAGGCGGTATGATTAAAGATGATTATATCTCAACTGGATCAGGTTCTATCGTAGCTTACGGAGTTCTTGAAGACAGATTTAGAGATGACTTAACAACTGATGAAGGAATAGAAATAGCCATAAGAGCTATTAGAGCTGCTGCTGAACGTGACACTTATTCTGGAAACGGATATCTAGTCGCTAAAGTGGATAAAAACGGCTTTGAAATGTTAGATAATGAAAAAATTAATGAAATTCTTGAAAAAATATAA
- a CDS encoding beta-CASP ribonuclease aCPSF1 yields the protein MTSDILDDIKKEILSKLPDEIQVSKVEFEGPEVVVYTKNPEIITENGDLIRSLAKELRKRIIIRSDKSALLEPEPTINKIHEIVPDGAEITDVYFDTVTGEVVITAKKPGLVIGKYGATSRNIVKNTGWAPKILRTPPISSDIIGKIRTIKKNSSKERKKLLQKLGRQIHQGSKFPNDWARVTSMGGFKEVGRSSMLLQTPNSRVLLDCGVNVAASDNKNAFPYLNAPEFSIEELDAVIISHAHLDHCGFVPYLFHYGYDGPVYCTTPTRDLTTLLQFDHLDIAHREGNPLPFTSKHVKQQIKNTITLDYGEVTDISPDIRLTLHNAGHILGSAMSHMHIGDGAHNLVYTGDFKYEPSRLLEPANIRFPRAETVIMESTYGGKEDVQPSRNNAEKEMMKTIYKTLKRGGKILVPVFAVGRAQELMVVLEEYMRHGMIDEVPIYIDGMIWEATAIHTARPEYLSKDLRDQIFHMGRNPFVSDMFEKVQNHNQRKEIVESKQPAIILSTSGMLTGGNSVEYFKWLCEDEKNSIIFVGYQSEGSMGRRVQKGWKEIPLEDDDGRTRQFCVKMEVKTINGFSGHSNRRQLMEYVKRLNPRPEKVITCHGDPYKAVDLASSIHRSYKIETKTPINLDCVRIH from the coding sequence ATGACTTCAGATATTTTAGATGATATTAAAAAAGAGATTTTATCAAAACTACCCGATGAAATTCAGGTCTCGAAAGTGGAATTTGAAGGACCTGAAGTAGTAGTTTACACTAAGAATCCAGAAATTATTACTGAAAATGGTGATCTTATAAGATCACTTGCAAAAGAACTAAGAAAAAGAATTATTATTAGATCTGACAAAAGTGCTTTACTTGAACCAGAACCAACTATAAATAAAATTCATGAAATAGTTCCAGATGGAGCTGAAATTACTGATGTTTACTTTGATACAGTAACTGGTGAGGTTGTTATTACTGCTAAAAAACCAGGGCTTGTCATTGGAAAATACGGAGCTACTTCAAGAAATATCGTTAAAAATACTGGATGGGCACCTAAAATATTAAGAACCCCTCCAATTAGTTCAGACATTATTGGAAAAATTAGAACTATTAAAAAGAATAGCAGTAAAGAAAGAAAAAAATTATTACAAAAATTAGGACGTCAAATCCACCAAGGAAGTAAGTTCCCTAATGATTGGGCAAGAGTAACTTCCATGGGAGGATTTAAAGAAGTAGGACGTTCTTCAATGTTATTACAAACACCCAACAGTCGAGTTTTACTTGATTGTGGTGTTAATGTTGCCGCATCAGATAATAAAAATGCATTCCCCTATTTGAATGCTCCTGAATTTTCAATTGAAGAATTGGATGCGGTTATTATATCTCACGCTCACTTAGATCACTGTGGTTTTGTACCATATCTTTTCCATTATGGATATGATGGACCGGTTTACTGTACAACACCAACAAGAGACTTGACTACACTTTTACAATTTGATCACTTGGATATTGCCCACAGAGAAGGTAATCCACTTCCATTTACATCAAAACATGTAAAACAACAAATTAAAAATACAATTACCTTAGATTATGGTGAAGTAACCGACATTTCACCAGACATAAGATTAACATTGCATAATGCAGGACACATCTTAGGTTCAGCAATGTCCCATATGCACATTGGAGATGGAGCTCACAATTTAGTATATACTGGAGATTTCAAATATGAACCATCAAGATTACTTGAACCTGCAAATATCCGTTTCCCACGTGCTGAAACTGTCATTATGGAAAGTACATATGGTGGAAAAGAAGATGTGCAACCTTCCAGAAACAATGCTGAAAAAGAAATGATGAAAACCATCTACAAAACCCTTAAACGTGGCGGAAAAATATTAGTTCCAGTATTTGCTGTGGGAAGAGCACAGGAATTAATGGTCGTGCTTGAAGAGTACATGAGACATGGAATGATTGATGAAGTACCAATTTACATTGATGGAATGATTTGGGAAGCTACAGCAATCCATACTGCAAGACCAGAATACTTAAGCAAAGATTTAAGAGACCAAATTTTCCACATGGGAAGAAATCCATTTGTCTCAGACATGTTTGAAAAAGTTCAAAATCATAATCAAAGAAAAGAAATTGTTGAATCAAAACAGCCTGCGATTATCCTATCAACTTCAGGTATGTTAACTGGAGGAAACTCAGTAGAATACTTCAAGTGGTTATGTGAAGATGAAAAAAATTCAATAATCTTCGTAGGATACCAGTCTGAAGGATCAATGGGTAGAAGAGTTCAAAAAGGTTGGAAGGAAATTCCTCTTGAAGATGATGATGGAAGAACTAGGCAATTCTGTGTTAAAATGGAAGTTAAAACTATTAATGGATTCAGTGGTCACTCCAACAGAAGACAATTAATGGAATATGTTAAAAGACTCAATCCAAGACCTGAAAAAGTCATTACTTGTCATGGAGACCCCTATAAAGCAGTGGACTTGGCATCTTCAATCCATAGAAGTTATAAGATTGAAACTAAAACCCCAATTAATTTAGATTGTGTAAGAATTCATTAA
- the purM gene encoding phosphoribosylformylglycinamidine cyclo-ligase translates to MVTYSESGVDIDLEAVTVSKLADKLKSTLECRDIITDSGHYAALVKLGDKAIAMSTDGVGSKILIAEMMNKYDTVGIDCIAMVVNDILCVGAEPIALVDYLAVEKPDPERAAEIAEGLVTGAKESKIAIIGGETASLPEIIKDFDLAGTGIGFVDIDKIITGENIEPGNVLIGIESNGIHSNGYSLARKALFDDAKFSIDDEMPNGETTIGEELIRPTELYVKPIVALFEKEYNINGLAHITGGGFTNLRRLKKGVGYEITNLPEVPEIFKLIYEQNVDIKEMYKVFNMGVGFVVISDETEADKIMETLREHCKCQIIGKVTDDEKITVKAFEKSVIEY, encoded by the coding sequence ATGGTTACTTATTCAGAATCTGGTGTTGATATTGATTTGGAAGCAGTTACTGTTTCAAAATTAGCAGACAAACTTAAATCAACATTAGAATGCAGAGATATTATTACTGACAGTGGTCATTATGCAGCTTTAGTAAAATTAGGAGATAAAGCTATCGCTATGAGTACTGATGGTGTTGGAAGTAAAATTTTAATTGCTGAAATGATGAACAAATATGATACAGTAGGTATTGATTGTATTGCTATGGTTGTTAACGATATTTTATGTGTTGGAGCTGAACCTATAGCTTTAGTAGATTACCTTGCTGTTGAAAAACCAGACCCTGAAAGAGCCGCTGAAATCGCTGAAGGTTTAGTAACAGGCGCTAAGGAATCTAAAATCGCAATTATTGGTGGTGAAACAGCTTCACTTCCAGAAATAATCAAAGATTTCGACCTTGCAGGAACTGGTATCGGATTTGTTGATATCGATAAAATCATTACCGGTGAAAATATTGAACCAGGAAATGTTTTAATTGGCATTGAAAGTAATGGAATTCATTCTAATGGATATAGTCTTGCAAGAAAAGCATTATTTGATGATGCTAAATTTAGCATAGACGATGAAATGCCAAATGGCGAAACTACAATTGGTGAAGAATTAATAAGGCCAACTGAATTATATGTTAAACCTATTGTTGCATTATTTGAAAAAGAATATAATATTAATGGGCTTGCCCATATTACCGGAGGAGGTTTCACCAACCTTAGACGTTTGAAAAAAGGTGTGGGATATGAAATTACCAACCTTCCAGAAGTTCCGGAAATATTTAAACTTATTTATGAACAAAACGTGGACATCAAAGAAATGTACAAAGTTTTCAACATGGGTGTGGGTTTTGTTGTAATTAGTGATGAGACAGAAGCTGATAAAATTATGGAAACTTTAAGAGAACACTGTAAATGTCAAATTATCGGTAAAGTAACTGATGATGAAAAAATTACAGTTAAAGCTTTTGAGAAATCTGTTATTGAGTACTGA
- the comC gene encoding L-sulfolactate dehydrogenase gives MKIMKDNEMALVKEILAKLGASKEDQELVAEATLDADLKGFTSHGLGRFPQYLTSIKANTINLKDNITIEKETPAMALINGNCGFGQAVSYKAMQIAIKKAKEVGIACVGVHNSNHFGVTGFYSDLALRENCIGIVIANTDPAIAPLGGKEALIGTNPIALGIPSDSYITVDMATSITARGKIIESKRKGLDLPDGWALDKDGNPTNDPEAALEGSILPFGGFKGYALSLLIEILTGPLVQAGYGRGVTGTASPDKDCTKGDLYIVIDPSKFGDFDEFKANTEDFISQVRETGESVAIPGDLEVKRIAEAEANGVAIDENLYNQLKGICDKLDIDIDSYVEE, from the coding sequence ATGAAGATAATGAAAGATAATGAAATGGCTCTTGTAAAAGAAATATTAGCTAAGCTTGGAGCTAGCAAGGAAGATCAAGAATTAGTGGCAGAAGCGACATTGGATGCTGACTTAAAAGGATTTACATCACATGGACTTGGAAGATTTCCACAATATCTTACCAGCATTAAAGCAAACACAATTAACTTGAAAGACAATATTACTATTGAAAAAGAAACTCCTGCCATGGCATTAATTAATGGAAATTGTGGATTTGGACAAGCAGTATCTTATAAAGCAATGCAAATAGCTATTAAAAAAGCTAAAGAAGTAGGTATTGCTTGTGTTGGAGTTCACAATTCTAACCACTTTGGCGTTACTGGATTTTACTCCGATTTAGCATTACGTGAAAACTGTATTGGAATAGTTATTGCAAATACTGATCCTGCTATTGCACCATTAGGCGGTAAGGAAGCATTAATTGGAACCAATCCGATTGCATTAGGCATTCCATCTGATTCCTACATCACTGTAGATATGGCAACTTCAATTACTGCCCGTGGAAAAATAATTGAATCAAAAAGAAAAGGCCTTGATTTGCCTGATGGCTGGGCATTGGATAAAGATGGAAACCCAACAAATGACCCTGAAGCTGCACTTGAAGGATCTATCTTACCATTTGGCGGATTCAAAGGATATGCATTATCACTATTAATTGAAATTTTAACCGGCCCATTAGTACAGGCAGGTTACGGTCGTGGAGTTACAGGTACTGCTTCACCGGATAAAGACTGTACTAAAGGAGATTTATATATTGTAATTGATCCTTCTAAATTTGGTGACTTTGATGAATTTAAAGCAAACACCGAAGACTTTATATCACAAGTTAGAGAAACTGGGGAAAGTGTAGCTATTCCAGGAGATTTAGAAGTTAAAAGAATTGCTGAAGCTGAAGCTAATGGCGTTGCAATTGATGAAAATTTATACAATCAATTAAAAGGAATCTGTGACAAGTTAGATATTGACATAGATTCATATGTTGAAGAATAA
- a CDS encoding DNA-directed DNA polymerase: protein MQRNVVILDIDYVTYEGKPVIRLFSKEGDKNIILIDDTFEPYLYVVSDNIEDCISEIKENLDVVNVEKVVKKDFQVESEFVKVIFKHPQELAKNRDALRDLNNVIQIREFDIPFYRRYLMDRDVIPMTEVIAIGDKIDTFLDLDSTKQDFEIIKLTEKLERMPDYPQNFRILSFDLEVRNPHGMPDSAKDEIIMIGVASNFGINQVISTKTNSKVRGDFVNQKNSEKEMIEEFVKIIKENNVDIIVGYNSDNFDFPYLKDRAKILNVDLDIGMNDSEVKFIRRGYANAASFKGLIHVDLYLVMRRYMTLDRYTLERVYYELFGVEKIDVPGDRIWEFWDNGGEKLDTLFDYSLDDVVSTLKIAEQTLPLNLELTRIIGQPLFDVSRMATGQQAEWFLVKQAYFDDEVVPNKQGSNFADRASAEDNEGGYVREPEKGLHENLVQFDFRSLYPSIIISKNISPDVMTLGEVENEEDYNISPEHGVKFKKSPQGFIPSVIDKILQERFRIKREMKASDDETERKALNVQQQAIKRLANTMYGIYGFPRFRWYSFDCAKAITSWGRQYIKSSIKKAEDYGFYAIYADTDGFYAKYKK from the coding sequence ATGCAGAGAAATGTTGTAATTTTAGATATTGATTATGTTACTTATGAAGGCAAACCTGTAATACGATTATTTTCAAAAGAAGGGGATAAAAACATAATTTTGATTGATGATACGTTTGAACCATATTTGTATGTTGTATCAGATAATATTGAAGATTGCATATCTGAAATTAAAGAAAATTTAGATGTTGTCAATGTTGAGAAAGTTGTTAAAAAAGATTTTCAAGTCGAATCTGAATTTGTAAAAGTTATATTCAAACATCCTCAGGAATTAGCTAAAAACAGGGATGCCTTAAGAGATTTGAATAATGTAATCCAAATTAGAGAATTTGATATTCCATTTTATAGAAGATATCTTATGGACAGAGATGTAATACCAATGACAGAGGTAATTGCAATTGGAGATAAAATTGATACTTTCCTCGACCTTGATTCTACAAAACAAGATTTTGAAATAATCAAATTGACTGAAAAATTGGAACGTATGCCGGATTATCCTCAAAATTTCAGAATATTGAGTTTTGATTTGGAAGTTAGAAACCCTCACGGCATGCCTGATTCAGCCAAAGATGAAATCATCATGATTGGTGTGGCTAGTAATTTTGGCATAAATCAGGTAATATCCACTAAAACAAACTCTAAAGTTAGGGGGGACTTTGTAAACCAAAAAAATTCTGAAAAGGAAATGATTGAAGAGTTTGTTAAAATAATTAAAGAGAATAATGTTGATATTATTGTGGGGTATAACTCAGATAATTTTGATTTTCCATACTTAAAAGATCGTGCAAAGATATTAAATGTTGATTTGGACATCGGAATGAATGATTCTGAAGTTAAATTTATTAGAAGAGGATATGCAAATGCAGCTTCATTTAAAGGTTTGATTCATGTAGATTTATATCTTGTAATGAGAAGGTACATGACTCTTGATAGATACACTTTAGAAAGAGTTTATTATGAGTTATTTGGGGTGGAGAAAATCGATGTTCCAGGAGACCGTATTTGGGAGTTCTGGGACAATGGTGGTGAAAAACTAGACACGCTATTTGATTACTCTTTAGATGATGTTGTATCAACTTTAAAAATAGCGGAACAGACATTACCTCTTAATTTAGAACTTACTCGTATTATTGGACAACCTTTATTTGATGTATCTCGTATGGCAACCGGTCAGCAGGCAGAATGGTTTTTAGTAAAACAGGCTTATTTTGATGATGAGGTGGTTCCAAACAAACAAGGATCTAACTTTGCAGACCGTGCTTCAGCTGAGGATAATGAAGGTGGATATGTAAGGGAACCTGAAAAGGGTTTGCATGAAAATCTTGTTCAATTTGATTTTAGAAGCCTATATCCAAGTATTATTATTTCAAAAAACATTTCTCCCGATGTTATGACTTTAGGGGAAGTTGAAAACGAAGAAGATTATAATATTTCTCCCGAACATGGAGTTAAATTTAAAAAATCACCACAGGGATTTATTCCATCAGTCATTGATAAAATCCTGCAAGAAAGATTCCGTATTAAACGTGAAATGAAGGCATCTGATGATGAAACTGAAAGAAAAGCGTTAAATGTACAACAACAAGCTATTAAAAGATTGGCAAATACTATGTATGGTATTTATGGGTTTCCAAGATTTAGATGGTATTCATTTGATTGTGCAAAAGCTATTACTTCTTGGGGAAGGCAATATATTAAATCATCAATAAAAAAAGCAGAAGATTATGGTTTTTATGCAATATATGCGGATACTGATGGTTTTTATGCGAAATATAAAAAATAA
- a CDS encoding AI-2E family transporter — MGINIKDNLTPPILLVIFLLTISLIFIFPVLNMIVLGMILAYGVRHVARKIQSKIRFESVSILLSMVLILMPLILLIIYISMELSGIISGFLASNSYSDINSSLTSIASYIPLEFDVNSMSASINSSLHEIGSYILNHLVNFLSSLMNITLNLFILVCSVFYFARDGDKCLKFVRSFVPADSIHFFDRTVDAIKGVLRSIFYGHFLTSVIIGIFGAIGYSILGYPYGIFLGVITGILQLIPVFGPWPIYWGLFFADILGGNYPRALTVLLFGFFLSTVDMYIRPALSSRYADIHPLILLIGFLSGPLVYGIVGFIVGPLVLGITYAVLDNYRHEYLMEDE, encoded by the coding sequence ATGGGAATAAATATTAAAGATAACCTAACTCCACCAATACTTTTGGTAATATTTCTGTTGACTATTTCGCTGATATTTATATTTCCTGTTTTAAACATGATTGTATTGGGTATGATTCTTGCTTATGGGGTGCGCCATGTAGCTCGTAAAATTCAATCGAAGATAAGATTTGAATCTGTTTCAATTTTACTTTCAATGGTTCTTATTTTAATGCCGCTGATACTGTTAATCATATATATTTCTATGGAATTGTCTGGCATAATCTCTGGATTTTTAGCATCTAACTCATATTCAGATATTAATTCGTCTTTAACTTCTATTGCCTCATATATTCCTTTAGAATTTGATGTTAATTCAATGTCTGCCTCAATCAACTCCTCATTACACGAAATTGGAAGTTATATTTTAAATCATCTTGTTAATTTCTTAAGTAGTTTAATGAACATTACATTGAATTTGTTCATATTGGTATGTTCAGTATTTTACTTTGCTCGTGATGGGGATAAATGCTTAAAATTCGTCCGATCCTTTGTTCCAGCAGATTCAATTCACTTTTTCGACAGAACTGTAGATGCTATTAAAGGTGTTTTAAGAAGTATATTCTATGGACACTTTTTAACTTCTGTAATTATAGGAATATTTGGAGCTATTGGTTATTCAATTCTCGGCTATCCATATGGGATATTTTTAGGAGTGATTACTGGTATTTTACAACTCATTCCAGTTTTTGGACCATGGCCGATTTATTGGGGATTGTTTTTTGCAGATATCCTTGGCGGAAATTATCCAAGAGCACTAACTGTCTTATTGTTCGGATTTTTCTTAAGTACCGTAGATATGTATATCAGACCTGCTCTATCAAGTCGTTATGCTGATATTCACCCATTAATTCTACTTATTGGATTTTTATCAGGTCCGTTAGTATATGGAATTGTCGGATTCATTGTCGGGCCTTTAGTTTTAGGAATTACATATGCCGTTTTAGATAATTATAGGCATGAATATCTCATGGAGGATGAATAA
- a CDS encoding dihydroorotate dehydrogenase electron transfer subunit encodes MINEPKIVEIIEIITETPTIKTFKFNWDFETLGRPNPGEFLMIWNFNNEKPMSISQINNDELFITVKNIGKFTSQLHDLDVGDKIGVRGSYGSGFNNSLIGKKIIAIGGGVGMAPINAIVRNLAQNNDVDVISAAQTKEELLFVDSLAELGVNVHPCTDDGSFGFKGFATDCLSDLLEDATYDFAFVCGPEVMMKGIFDILEASNIPGQYSLERYMKCALGVCGQCCVDSEGWRICVEGPVFNQNQLKQITEFGKYRRDASGVKY; translated from the coding sequence ATGATTAATGAACCAAAGATAGTTGAAATAATCGAGATTATCACTGAAACTCCTACAATTAAAACTTTTAAATTTAACTGGGACTTTGAAACACTTGGCCGCCCAAATCCTGGTGAATTCTTAATGATTTGGAATTTTAATAATGAAAAACCAATGTCTATCTCACAAATTAATAATGATGAACTGTTTATAACTGTAAAAAACATTGGAAAATTCACATCCCAATTACATGACCTTGATGTGGGTGATAAAATAGGTGTTAGGGGCAGCTACGGTAGCGGTTTTAACAATTCACTTATAGGAAAAAAAATAATAGCTATTGGGGGAGGTGTTGGAATGGCTCCAATCAATGCTATTGTTCGTAATTTGGCTCAAAATAATGATGTTGATGTAATTTCAGCTGCTCAAACCAAAGAGGAATTATTATTCGTTGATTCATTAGCTGAATTAGGAGTTAATGTTCATCCATGTACTGATGATGGAAGTTTCGGATTTAAAGGATTTGCAACTGATTGCCTTAGTGATTTACTTGAAGATGCAACTTATGATTTTGCATTTGTTTGTGGGCCTGAGGTCATGATGAAAGGGATATTTGATATTCTTGAAGCATCTAACATACCTGGGCAATATTCTCTTGAAAGATATATGAAATGTGCACTAGGTGTTTGTGGCCAATGCTGTGTTGATAGTGAAGGTTGGAGAATTTGCGTAGAAGGACCGGTTTTCAATCAAAATCAACTAAAACAAATCACTGAATTTGGAAAATATAGAAGAGACGCCTCTGGTGTAAAATACTAA